One Micromonospora craniellae genomic region harbors:
- the phoU gene encoding phosphate signaling complex protein PhoU: MRDEFRADLDTVSQMLVEMAEGVRAALRQATRALLTADRQAAESVIAGDAGIDALYRQVEERVCDLLARQAPVASDLRAMITALHVAADLERMGDLADHVAKTALRRHPSPAVPAELRPVFTDMAGIADRMAEKIASVLARPDATVAAELDSDDDAMDELHKGLFGVLLGEDWPYGVETAIDATLLGRFYERFADHAVNSGEHVVYLITGEPVTPA, encoded by the coding sequence ATGCGCGACGAGTTCCGGGCCGATCTCGACACGGTCAGCCAGATGCTGGTGGAGATGGCCGAGGGGGTACGGGCGGCGCTGCGCCAGGCGACCCGGGCCCTGCTCACCGCCGACCGGCAGGCGGCCGAATCGGTGATCGCGGGCGACGCCGGGATCGACGCGCTCTACCGGCAGGTGGAGGAGCGGGTCTGTGACCTGCTGGCCCGCCAGGCACCGGTCGCCTCCGACCTGCGCGCCATGATCACCGCGCTGCACGTCGCCGCCGACCTGGAACGGATGGGCGACCTGGCCGACCACGTCGCCAAGACCGCGCTGCGCCGGCACCCGTCGCCGGCCGTGCCGGCGGAGCTGCGGCCGGTCTTCACCGACATGGCCGGCATCGCCGACCGGATGGCCGAGAAGATCGCCTCCGTACTGGCGCGCCCCGACGCCACCGTCGCCGCCGAGCTGGACAGCGACGACGACGCGATGGACGAGCTGCACAAGGGCCTGTTCGGGGTGCTGCTCGGCGAGGACTGGCCGTACGGCGTGGAGACCGCCATCGACGCCACCCTGCTCGGGCGCTTCTACGAGCGGTTCGCCGACCACGCGGTGAACAGCGGTGAGCACGTGGTCTACCTGATCACCGGCGAACCCGTGACCCCCGCCTGA